In Geminicoccaceae bacterium, a single window of DNA contains:
- a CDS encoding site-specific DNA-methyltransferase, giving the protein MPPLKPDKKPRSSVFGKERLLVQPEVTLPDGYVLDGRNRADGVEFLSALEPAGYPACFFDPQYRGVMDRQKYGNEGSRQKDRAVLPQMDEDTIRAFIEAIDRVLMPSGHLFLWIDKYHLCTGVETLWFSGTSLQVVDLVTWHKMRIGMGYRTRRASEYCMVLQKTPLRAKGVWLRHDIPDVWSEKAPSMSGHTKPYELQRTLIEAVTHEGDTVLDPAAGDYTVLESARRAGRHFLGCDIRADDLLVKQRKRQP; this is encoded by the coding sequence ATGCCCCCGCTGAAGCCGGACAAGAAGCCCCGCTCGTCGGTGTTCGGCAAGGAGAGGCTGCTGGTCCAGCCCGAGGTCACGCTCCCCGATGGCTATGTTCTCGACGGCCGCAATCGTGCCGACGGCGTTGAATTCCTGAGTGCTCTGGAACCGGCAGGCTATCCGGCCTGTTTCTTCGATCCGCAATATCGCGGCGTGATGGACCGGCAGAAATACGGCAATGAGGGATCCCGGCAAAAGGACCGGGCTGTCCTGCCGCAGATGGACGAAGACACGATTCGCGCCTTCATCGAGGCCATCGACCGTGTCCTGATGCCGTCAGGCCACCTGTTCTTGTGGATCGACAAGTACCACCTGTGCACAGGTGTGGAAACGCTTTGGTTTTCAGGCACTTCGCTTCAGGTCGTCGATCTGGTGACCTGGCACAAGATGCGCATTGGCATGGGCTATCGCACCCGCCGCGCATCGGAATATTGCATGGTGCTGCAAAAGACACCGCTACGGGCCAAGGGGGTATGGCTGAGGCACGACATCCCCGATGTCTGGAGCGAAAAGGCCCCCAGCATGTCGGGACACACCAAGCCCTACGAACTGCAACGCACCCTGATCGAGGCGGTCACACATGAGGGCGACACCGTGCTCGATCCGGCCGCGGGCGATTATACCGTACTGGAGTCGGCCAGGCGCGCCGGCCGGCATTTCCTGGGCTGCGATATTCGCGCCGACGACCTCCTCGTCAAACAGCGCAAGCGTCAGCCGTAG
- a CDS encoding ABC transporter permease — MLRYVVHRLLVMVPTLIAISLFTFIIIQLPPGDYLSNQIAELQSQGEGIARAKIEFLRHQYGLDLPWWQQYLNWVWGVVHGDFGWSFEYERPVTEVIGDRFFMTLVLAVATTLFTWIVAFPIGIYGATHKYSWGDHGLTLLGYLGLATPNFLLALVTVYYAKLWFGISIGGLVDPQYLDQPMSWAKFVSVLQHIWIPVVIIGTSGTAGMIRRLRANLMDELQKPYVVTARAKGLPPRRALVKYPLRMALNPFISDIGNLLPELISGSVLVSVVLSLPTNGPVLVHALQSQDMYLAGAFLMLEAILVVVGVLVSDLALAWLDPRIRFGGGQGR; from the coding sequence ATGCTGCGATATGTCGTGCACCGCTTGCTGGTCATGGTGCCGACGCTTATCGCCATCAGCCTGTTTACCTTCATCATCATACAGTTGCCGCCGGGTGACTATCTCAGCAACCAGATCGCTGAACTTCAGTCTCAGGGAGAAGGTATCGCACGGGCGAAGATCGAGTTCCTGCGACATCAATACGGTCTCGACCTCCCATGGTGGCAGCAATACCTGAACTGGGTATGGGGTGTGGTGCATGGCGATTTCGGCTGGTCATTCGAATATGAACGGCCGGTTACGGAGGTCATCGGCGACCGATTCTTCATGACGCTCGTGCTCGCTGTGGCCACGACCCTGTTCACGTGGATCGTCGCCTTTCCGATCGGAATATACGGAGCGACCCATAAATACAGCTGGGGCGACCACGGGCTGACACTACTGGGTTACCTCGGGCTGGCGACGCCCAATTTCCTGCTGGCGTTGGTCACAGTCTATTATGCCAAGCTCTGGTTCGGCATCTCCATTGGCGGGCTGGTCGATCCGCAATATCTCGACCAGCCGATGAGTTGGGCGAAGTTCGTCTCGGTATTGCAGCACATATGGATTCCCGTGGTCATCATCGGTACCTCGGGCACGGCCGGCATGATCCGCCGGCTGCGAGCCAATCTCATGGACGAACTGCAGAAACCCTATGTCGTCACCGCCCGGGCCAAGGGCCTGCCGCCGAGGCGCGCCCTGGTCAAGTACCCGCTGCGCATGGCGCTCAATCCGTTCATCTCCGATATCGGCAACCTGTTGCCCGAGTTGATCTCGGGCTCCGTGCTGGTATCGGTGGTCCTGTCGCTGCCGACCAATGGTCCGGTCCTGGTCCATGCCCTGCAAAGCCAGGACATGTACCTGGCTGGAGCTTTCCTGATGCTGGAGGCCATTCTCGTGGTCGTCGGGGTGCTGGTCTCGGATCTGGCGCTGGCATGGCTCGACCCGCGGATACGCTTCGGTGGAGGGCAGGGACGATGA
- a CDS encoding NAD-dependent succinate-semialdehyde dehydrogenase: MATTETQLYIDGKWTPAVAGGMIDIIDPATEELVTRAAQAERDDVNAAIDAAHKAFLSWRKVAPWERSKVLRKAAQLVAERSDAIARQLTLETGKPLGQAKGELASTVELIDWFADEARRIFGQTLSGRSSNNRFMTVYEPVGVVAGFTAWNFPVVLQARKIAPALAAGCTIVTRPAEEGTGAVVELIKCFIDAGAPAGTINLVTGTPQVISETCMDSDLVRKVSFTGSIPVGQHLMRRAADTVKRMSMELGGHGPVIIHEDVDPVKVARTAAMGKSRNNGQVCVSPTRFYVHKKHEKVFTEEFAGALAKMKIGHGLEPDTEIGPLINRKRLDFIEQFVEQTREEGANVVTGGKRPADRNKGFFYEPTVFNGVTDDMRVMNDEPFGPIAPVTTFESFDEVITRANSLSYGLAGYVFTNSQDLAMRTMEELRTGIVGVNNFVAATAEMPFGGVNHSGFGRENGPNGLHDYMDVKFANIMMG, from the coding sequence ATGGCCACGACCGAAACCCAACTGTACATTGACGGCAAGTGGACGCCGGCTGTCGCTGGCGGGATGATCGATATCATCGACCCGGCGACCGAGGAGTTGGTGACCCGTGCGGCGCAAGCCGAACGTGACGATGTCAACGCCGCCATCGATGCCGCGCACAAGGCATTCCTGAGCTGGCGCAAGGTGGCTCCGTGGGAACGTTCGAAGGTCCTGCGCAAGGCAGCCCAACTCGTGGCCGAACGCTCCGATGCGATTGCCCGCCAGCTGACGCTGGAGACCGGCAAGCCGCTCGGCCAGGCCAAGGGCGAGCTGGCGTCCACGGTCGAGCTGATCGACTGGTTTGCCGACGAGGCGCGCCGCATCTTCGGCCAGACGCTTTCCGGCCGCAGCAGCAACAACCGCTTCATGACGGTCTATGAGCCGGTCGGCGTCGTCGCCGGCTTCACCGCGTGGAATTTCCCGGTCGTCCTGCAGGCGCGCAAGATCGCTCCGGCCCTCGCGGCCGGCTGCACCATCGTCACGCGCCCCGCCGAGGAGGGGACCGGTGCGGTGGTCGAGCTGATCAAGTGCTTCATCGATGCCGGTGCACCGGCGGGCACGATCAATCTCGTTACCGGCACGCCGCAGGTGATCTCCGAGACCTGCATGGACAGCGACCTGGTCCGCAAGGTCTCGTTCACCGGCTCCATTCCGGTCGGACAGCATCTCATGCGTCGCGCCGCCGATACGGTCAAGCGCATGTCGATGGAGCTTGGCGGCCACGGTCCGGTGATCATCCACGAGGATGTCGACCCGGTGAAGGTGGCAAGGACGGCTGCCATGGGCAAGTCGCGCAACAACGGCCAGGTCTGCGTATCGCCGACGCGCTTTTATGTACACAAGAAGCACGAGAAGGTGTTCACCGAGGAATTCGCGGGTGCGCTCGCGAAGATGAAGATCGGCCATGGCCTCGAACCCGATACCGAGATCGGCCCGTTGATCAACAGGAAGCGTCTCGACTTCATCGAGCAGTTCGTCGAACAGACCCGCGAGGAGGGTGCCAACGTCGTCACCGGCGGCAAGCGTCCGGCGGACAGGAACAAGGGCTTTTTCTACGAGCCCACCGTGTTCAACGGCGTTACCGACGATATGCGGGTCATGAATGACGAGCCGTTCGGCCCGATCGCGCCTGTGACCACGTTCGAGAGCTTCGACGAGGTGATCACGCGGGCCAACAGCCTCTCCTACGGTCTCGCCGGCTATGTGTTCACCAACAGCCAGGATCTGGCGATGAGGACCATGGAGGAGCTGCGCACCGGTATCGTCGGCGTCAACAATTTCGTTGCGGCGACAGCCGAGATGCCGTTCGGCGGCGTGAACCATTCGGGCTTCGGACGTGAGAACGGCCCGAACGGCCTGCACGATTACATGGACGTCAAGTTCGCCAACATCATGATGGGCTGA
- a CDS encoding ABC transporter permease → MARPADTLRWRAGTMSRHWIDDEPFDVAETAALTPEQEKFYTASQWQLMWWRFRRHRLAMWSLWILGILYASTLVTEVIAPYSQHTRNPQEIYIAPQGIHIFRDGALQWPFTYGSKMTLDMKTLQRVYVVDESKVHPLRFFCRGDRYRFWSLVKGDFHLVCPGEGGSLHLLGTDRLGRDLLSRILYGARVSLTVGILGVAVSFVLGIALGGISGYYGGWVDGVIQRVIEVIRSFPMIPLWLSLSAAMPPTWDPLWVYFGITLIMGLIDWTGLARAVRSKVLALREEEFAQAARMMGASPARIIGRHMIPSFMSHLIASATLSIPSMILGETALSYLGLGVRAPMTSWGVLLNDAQNINVVTLYPWLMLPVLPVVIVVLAYNFLGDGLRDAADPYG, encoded by the coding sequence ATGGCTCGACCCGCGGATACGCTTCGGTGGAGGGCAGGGACGATGAGCCGTCACTGGATCGATGACGAGCCTTTCGATGTCGCGGAGACGGCGGCACTCACTCCCGAACAGGAGAAGTTCTACACAGCCTCGCAATGGCAGCTCATGTGGTGGCGCTTCCGCCGGCACAGGCTGGCGATGTGGTCCTTGTGGATTCTCGGGATTCTCTACGCCTCAACACTGGTGACCGAAGTCATCGCTCCCTACAGCCAGCATACCCGCAATCCGCAGGAGATCTATATCGCCCCGCAAGGCATTCACATCTTCAGGGATGGTGCCCTGCAATGGCCATTCACCTATGGCAGCAAGATGACGCTCGACATGAAGACACTCCAGCGGGTCTATGTCGTCGACGAGAGCAAGGTTCACCCGTTGCGCTTCTTCTGCCGCGGCGACCGCTACCGGTTCTGGAGCCTCGTCAAGGGCGACTTCCATCTTGTCTGTCCTGGCGAGGGCGGTTCTCTGCACCTGCTGGGCACGGACAGGCTGGGGCGAGACCTGCTGTCGCGTATCCTCTATGGTGCGAGAGTATCGCTCACCGTAGGCATTCTGGGTGTGGCGGTGAGCTTCGTGCTCGGAATAGCACTGGGCGGCATCTCCGGCTACTATGGGGGATGGGTGGATGGTGTCATCCAGCGTGTCATCGAGGTCATCCGCAGCTTTCCGATGATCCCCTTGTGGCTGTCATTGTCGGCTGCCATGCCGCCGACATGGGACCCGCTATGGGTCTATTTCGGCATCACCCTGATCATGGGGCTGATCGACTGGACCGGGCTTGCCCGTGCGGTGCGCTCGAAGGTGCTGGCCCTGCGCGAGGAGGAATTCGCCCAGGCGGCGCGAATGATGGGGGCTTCACCTGCGCGGATCATCGGTCGCCACATGATCCCCTCCTTCATGAGCCACCTGATCGCTTCCGCCACCCTTTCCATACCGAGCATGATTCTCGGGGAGACGGCGCTCTCCTATCTGGGACTGGGCGTGCGCGCGCCGATGACCAGCTGGGGGGTGCTGCTCAACGATGCGCAAAATATCAATGTCGTCACCCTCTATCCCTGGTTGATGTTGCCGGTCCTGCCGGTCGTGATCGTCGTACTTGCCTACAACTTTCTCGGCGACGGCCTGCGCGATGCCGCCGACCCCTACGGCTGA
- a CDS encoding SDR family oxidoreductase, with protein sequence MQEAGAKMFDLTDRTALVSGASRGIGEALAAGLARAGADVVVTARSRAGLDALCEVVRGHGRKALPLAMDVLDEAAIDTAFSAMNDAGMRPDILVNNAGMEKVCPSVDVSSDLFDRILGTNLRGAFLVARNFARPLLAEGRTGAIINLCSLTSEIGVPTATPYTASKSGLLGMTRALAAEWAQAGIRVNGIGPGYFRTELTEAFYADRSWQDAMLAKIPMRRFGQLEDLVGSCVFLASPAAAYITGQVIYVDGGYLASI encoded by the coding sequence ATGCAGGAGGCGGGAGCGAAAATGTTTGATCTGACTGACCGGACGGCGCTGGTGAGCGGGGCGTCACGAGGCATCGGCGAGGCGCTGGCGGCAGGATTGGCACGGGCCGGAGCGGACGTGGTGGTGACCGCGCGCTCGCGGGCGGGCCTCGACGCGCTGTGCGAGGTCGTTCGCGGCCACGGTCGCAAGGCGCTGCCGCTGGCCATGGATGTGCTGGACGAAGCCGCCATCGACACGGCGTTTTCCGCCATGAATGATGCCGGGATGAGACCCGATATCCTCGTCAACAATGCGGGAATGGAGAAGGTCTGCCCATCGGTCGATGTCAGTTCGGACCTGTTCGACCGCATCCTCGGGACCAATCTGCGCGGCGCCTTCCTCGTCGCCCGCAACTTCGCCCGACCGCTGCTGGCAGAAGGCAGAACCGGTGCAATCATCAATCTCTGCTCGCTCACCAGCGAGATCGGCGTCCCCACCGCGACGCCCTATACGGCATCCAAGAGCGGCCTGCTCGGCATGACCCGCGCACTGGCGGCAGAGTGGGCACAAGCCGGAATCCGCGTCAACGGCATAGGCCCGGGCTATTTTCGCACCGAACTCACCGAGGCGTTCTACGCCGATCGGAGCTGGCAGGATGCCATGCTGGCAAAGATCCCCATGCGGCGGTTCGGCCAGCTGGAGGACCTTGTCGGTTCATGCGTATTTCTCGCCTCCCCCGCAGCCGCCTACATTACCGGACAGGTGATCTATGTCGATGGTGGCTATCTGGCATCGATCTGA